One Cucurbita pepo subsp. pepo cultivar mu-cu-16 chromosome LG11, ASM280686v2, whole genome shotgun sequence DNA window includes the following coding sequences:
- the LOC111805117 gene encoding gibberellin 3-beta-dioxygenase 1-like isoform X1 — MAELHPIGLLTPLDLGTVKAVPESHVWSHSDESSQKIESAKLVSIPVVDFNDDNVLELIGKACEEWGMFQLINHGVPKTLTAETEEVVRCLFALPQSQKMKTLNVPGTVSGYCMARLTKHHDKMMWHEGFNVIGSPVDDFKKLWPTDYQRFCDIMEEYQFKMKDLADKLISLMFKFLGISDEEMVKKLSYIDPATGKPHLALRLNSFPPCPEPSKVIGMAAHTDTSLFTMLHQTRREGLQILNEKEGWLPLAPRSDALIINIGDFLQIISNGRFSSLSHRVMIRETEKTTMSMAYFFHPPRHLYVAPYCKPLSETLQTPIYKGVNVKEYFIIKAKASGKGIAALTI, encoded by the exons ATGGCAGAGCTTCATCCCATAGGTCTTTTGACTCCTCTAGACCTCGGCACAGTTAAGGCTGTTCCTGAATCTCACGTATGGTCTCACTCCGATGAATCATCGCAGAAGATCGAATCAGCCAAATTAGTCTCGATTCCGGTTGTCGATTTTAACGACGATAATGTGTTGGAGCTCATAGGGAAAGCCTGCGAGGAGTGGGGAATGTTTCAGTTGATTAATCATGGTGTCCCGAAAACCTTAACAGCCGAAACCGAGGAGGTGGTTCGATGTCTTTTTGCTCTTCCACAAAGCCAGAAGATGAAGACATTAAATGTTCCCGGAACTGTCAGCGGCTACTGCATGGCCAGATTAACGAAGCATCATGACAAAATGATGTGGCATGAAGGATTCAACGTCATAGGTTCTCCGGTTGATGATTTTAAGAAACTCTGGCCAACAGACTACCAACGATTCTG tGATATAATGGAAGAATACCAATTCAAAATGAAGGATTTAGCTGATAAGCTAATAAGCTTAATGTTCAAGTTTCTTGGCATCTCCGATGAAGAGATGGTGAAGAAATTGTCTTACATCGACCCGGCCACCGGAAAACCCCACTTGGCTTTGCGCTTGAACTCGTTTCCTCCCTGCCCTGAACCAAGCAAAGTCATTGGCATGGCAGCCCACACTGACACCTCCCTCTTCACCATGCTTCACCAAACACGCAGGGAGGGGCTACAGATCTTGAACGAGAAAGAAGGCTGGCTTCCGCTGGCTCCAAGGAGCGACGCTCTCATTATTAACATCGGCGATTTCCTCCAAATTATATCGAACGGGCGGTTTAGTAGTCTTTCTCACCGGGTGATGATACGAGAGACTGAGAAGACTACGATGTCGATGGCATATTTCTTTCATCCACCACGTCATTTATACGTAGCACCTTATTGTAAGCCATTGAGTGAAACCCTACAGACTCCCATTTATAAAGGAGTGAACGTGAAAGAATATTTC
- the LOC111805117 gene encoding gibberellin 3-beta-dioxygenase 1-like isoform X2, which produces MAELHPIGLLTPLDLGTVKAVPESHVWSHSDESSQKIESAKLVSIPVVDFNDDNVLELIGKACEEWGMFQLINHGVPKTLTAETEEVVRCLFALPQSQKMKTLNVPGTVSGYCMARLTKHHDKMMWHEGFNVIGSPVDDFKKLWPTDYQRFCDIMEEYQFKMKDLADKLISLMFKFLGISDEEMVKKLSYIDPATGKPHLALRLNSFPPCPEPSKVIGMAAHTDTSLFTMLHQTRREGLQILNEKEGWLPLAPRSDALIINIGDFLQIISNGRFSSLSHRVMIRETEKTTMSMAYFFHPPRHLYVAPYCKPLSETLQTPIYKGVNVKEYFLIKSQNNANGIAALKI; this is translated from the exons ATGGCAGAGCTTCATCCCATAGGTCTTTTGACTCCTCTAGACCTCGGCACAGTTAAGGCTGTTCCTGAATCTCACGTATGGTCTCACTCCGATGAATCATCGCAGAAGATCGAATCAGCCAAATTAGTCTCGATTCCGGTTGTCGATTTTAACGACGATAATGTGTTGGAGCTCATAGGGAAAGCCTGCGAGGAGTGGGGAATGTTTCAGTTGATTAATCATGGTGTCCCGAAAACCTTAACAGCCGAAACCGAGGAGGTGGTTCGATGTCTTTTTGCTCTTCCACAAAGCCAGAAGATGAAGACATTAAATGTTCCCGGAACTGTCAGCGGCTACTGCATGGCCAGATTAACGAAGCATCATGACAAAATGATGTGGCATGAAGGATTCAACGTCATAGGTTCTCCGGTTGATGATTTTAAGAAACTCTGGCCAACAGACTACCAACGATTCTG tGATATAATGGAAGAATACCAATTCAAAATGAAGGATTTAGCTGATAAGCTAATAAGCTTAATGTTCAAGTTTCTTGGCATCTCCGATGAAGAGATGGTGAAGAAATTGTCTTACATCGACCCGGCCACCGGAAAACCCCACTTGGCTTTGCGCTTGAACTCGTTTCCTCCCTGCCCTGAACCAAGCAAAGTCATTGGCATGGCAGCCCACACTGACACCTCCCTCTTCACCATGCTTCACCAAACACGCAGGGAGGGGCTACAGATCTTGAACGAGAAAGAAGGCTGGCTTCCGCTGGCTCCAAGGAGCGACGCTCTCATTATTAACATCGGCGATTTCCTCCAAATTATATCGAACGGGCGGTTTAGTAGTCTTTCTCACCGGGTGATGATACGAGAGACTGAGAAGACTACGATGTCGATGGCATATTTCTTTCATCCACCACGTCATTTATACGTAGCACCTTATTGTAAGCCATTGAGTGAAACCCTACAGACTCCCATTTATAAAGGAGTGAACGTGAAAGAATATTTCCTCATCAAGTCTCAAAACAACGCGAATGGAATTGCTGCCCTAAAAATATGA